From a region of the Listeria monocytogenes ATCC 19117 genome:
- a CDS encoding leucine-rich repeat domain-containing protein translates to MKRNKVILRIVVTLAAVLAITFWVGMSSKEVQAAVIEQPTPINEIFTDPVVADNVKTLLEKADVTDEVTQTDLDSITQLSAKSAGITTIEGMQYLTNLSELELTDNQITDVSPLANLTKITELGLSGNPLKDVSALAGLKSLKMLHLIYTDITDVTSLAGLTNLQELNLDINQITDISPLAALSNLQTLSLGYTQVSDLTPIANLSKLTILNAENCKVSDISPLASLSSLTEVYLRENQISDVSPLANIPNLSIIELTDQIITNQPVYYQNKIIVPNVIKGLSGELIAPDTISDNGTYTSPDLTWDLNSYINSVSYTFNQSVVFKNATVPFSGTVTQPLTEAYTAVFDVDGEQTSLTVVVNELIEEPTVPTKEGYTFDGWYDAETNGNKWDFAVDKMPASDITLYAKFTENEEPNASSSINVEPNDDNSINVEPDASNSITVKPTENNDGTNNPNSSSDDKVNIKLPITGDEWNVLPIFVGAVLIGMGLVLFSKKRQTK, encoded by the coding sequence ATGAAAAGAAACAAAGTAATATTAAGAATCGTAGTGACTTTAGCAGCAGTATTGGCAATTACTTTTTGGGTTGGGATGAGCTCAAAAGAAGTACAAGCAGCGGTAATTGAACAACCAACCCCTATCAATGAAATTTTTACTGATCCAGTGGTTGCTGATAATGTGAAAACACTTCTCGAAAAAGCGGATGTAACAGATGAAGTTACGCAAACTGATTTAGATAGTATAACTCAATTATCAGCAAAATCTGCGGGAATAACAACGATAGAAGGAATGCAGTACTTAACTAATTTATCAGAACTAGAACTAACAGATAACCAAATAACCGATGTAAGTCCGCTCGCAAATTTAACGAAAATAACAGAGCTTGGATTATCCGGAAATCCATTAAAAGATGTAAGTGCGCTTGCGGGATTAAAAAGTCTAAAAATGTTGCATCTTATTTATACAGATATTACCGATGTGACTTCCCTTGCAGGTCTTACCAATTTGCAGGAATTAAATTTGGATATCAATCAAATAACGGATATAAGTCCACTAGCAGCTTTATCTAACTTGCAAACATTATCACTCGGATATACCCAAGTGAGCGATTTAACCCCAATTGCTAATTTATCTAAACTAACCATATTAAACGCTGAAAATTGTAAAGTAAGCGATATCTCGCCACTTGCTAGTTTATCTAGTCTTACAGAAGTTTACTTGAGAGAGAATCAAATTAGCGATGTGAGTCCCCTTGCGAATATTCCCAACTTATCTATTATTGAGTTGACGGATCAAATAATTACCAACCAACCCGTATATTATCAAAATAAAATCATTGTTCCAAATGTGATAAAAGGCCTTTCTGGTGAGCTTATTGCACCTGATACTATTAGTGACAATGGAACATATACTAGTCCTGATTTAACGTGGGATTTAAACAGCTACATTAATAGTGTTAGTTACACATTTAACCAATCAGTCGTTTTCAAAAATGCAACAGTTCCTTTCAGTGGAACAGTCACCCAACCATTAACAGAGGCTTACACTGCCGTTTTTGATGTGGACGGAGAGCAAACAAGTTTGACAGTAGTTGTGAATGAATTAATTGAAGAACCAACAGTTCCAACCAAGGAAGGATATACATTCGATGGCTGGTATGACGCAGAAACGAATGGGAATAAATGGGACTTTGCGGTAGATAAAATGCCTGCTAGTGATATAACTTTATATGCTAAGTTCACTGAGAACGAAGAACCAAATGCTAGTAGTTCAATTAATGTGGAACCAAACGATGATAATTCCATCAATGTAGAACCCGACGCTAGCAATTCCATCACTGTAAAACCAACAGAAAATAACGATGGAACAAATAATCCGAACAGTTCAAGTGATGATAAAGTTAACATCAAGTTACCAATTACTGGGGACGAATGGAATGTGCTTCCCATTTTTGTAGGAGCAGTTCTTATCGGTATGGGCTTAGTTTTATTCAGCAAAAAACGTCAAACAAAATAA
- a CDS encoding ArgE/DapE family deacylase, with amino-acid sequence MERQRKIQILKDIVNIDSTNGHEEQVANYLQKLLAEHGIESEKVQYDVDRASLVSEIGSSDEKVLAFSGHMDVVDAGDVSKWKFPPFEAAEHEGKIYGRGATDMKSGLAAMIIAMIELHEEKQKLNGKIRLLATVGEEVGELGAEQLTQKGYADDLDGLIIGEPSGHRIVYAHKGSINYTIKSTGKNAHSSMPEFGVNAIDNLLLFYNEVEKFVKSIDATNEILGDFIHNVTVIDGGNQVNSIPEKAQLKGNIRSIPEMDNETVKQVLVKIINKLNKQENMNLELIFDYDKQPVFSDKNSDLVHIAKSVASDIVKEEIPLLGISGTTDAAEFTKAKKEFPVIIFGPGNETPHQVNENVSIENYLEMVDVYKRIATEFLS; translated from the coding sequence ATGGAACGACAAAGAAAAATTCAAATCTTAAAAGACATTGTGAATATTGATTCGACTAATGGGCATGAAGAACAAGTTGCGAACTATTTGCAAAAGTTGTTAGCTGAACACGGTATTGAGTCCGAAAAGGTACAATACGACGTAGACAGAGCCAGCCTAGTTAGCGAAATTGGTTCCAGTGACGAGAAAGTTTTGGCGTTTTCAGGGCATATGGATGTCGTTGATGCGGGTGATGTCTCGAAGTGGAAGTTCCCACCTTTTGAAGCAGCAGAGCATGAAGGGAAAATATACGGACGTGGCGCGACGGATATGAAGTCAGGTCTAGCGGCGATGATTATTGCAATGATTGAGCTTCATGAAGAAAAACAAAAACTAAATGGCAAAATTAGATTATTAGCAACGGTTGGTGAAGAAGTCGGTGAACTTGGAGCCGAACAACTAACGCAAAAAGGTTACGCAGATGATTTAGATGGCTTGATTATCGGCGAACCGAGTGGACACCGGATTGTTTATGCGCATAAAGGTTCCATTAATTATACCATTAAATCCACTGGTAAAAATGCGCATAGTTCGATGCCGGAATTTGGTGTTAATGCGATTGACAACTTGTTGCTATTTTATAATGAAGTAGAAAAATTCGTGAAATCAATTGATGCTACTAACGAAATATTAGGCGATTTTATTCATAATGTCACCGTAATTGATGGTGGAAATCAAGTCAATAGTATCCCTGAAAAAGCGCAACTAAAAGGGAATATTCGCTCGATTCCAGAAATGGATAATGAAACAGTGAAACAAGTGCTAGTGAAGATTATCAATAAGTTAAACAAACAGGAAAATATGAATCTAGAATTAATATTTGATTATGACAAACAACCAGTATTTAGTGATAAAAATTCGGATTTAGTCCACATTGCTAAGAGCGTAGCAAGCGACATTGTCAAAGAAGAAATCCCATTACTCGGTATTTCCGGAACAACCGATGCAGCAGAATTTACCAAAGCTAAGAAAGAGTTCCCAGTGATTATTTTTGGACCAGGAAACGAAACCCCTCACCAAGTAAACGAAAATGTTTCTATAGAGAATTATTTGGAGATGGTAGATGTTTACAAACGAATTGCCACCGAGTTTTTATCGTGA
- a CDS encoding MarR family winged helix-turn-helix transcriptional regulator, which yields MVKKEERLGVLLWFRFSRFYNRNMKLTNQNLRAVGISTAQFDCIAQIGLDKEITQQQLAEKLVVTKGNVTQLLAKLEQLGYITRTKTGREKHITLTEKGQACYRENVPKQEAFQQAQFDKLTRDEQKELLKLLKKLGE from the coding sequence ATGGTAAAAAAAGAAGAAAGGCTAGGGGTTTTGCTTTGGTTTCGATTTAGTCGATTTTACAATCGGAATATGAAGCTGACCAATCAGAATTTGCGAGCGGTAGGAATTTCGACAGCGCAGTTTGATTGCATTGCCCAGATTGGCTTAGACAAAGAGATTACACAGCAACAACTTGCCGAAAAATTAGTTGTAACGAAGGGAAATGTTACCCAACTCCTCGCGAAATTAGAACAATTAGGTTATATCACGCGAACAAAGACAGGGCGCGAAAAACATATTACCCTCACAGAAAAAGGCCAAGCGTGTTACCGCGAAAACGTGCCAAAACAAGAAGCTTTTCAGCAAGCTCAATTTGATAAATTAACAAGAGACGAACAAAAAGAACTACTTAAGCTATTAAAAAAATTAGGAGAGTGA
- a CDS encoding ring-cleaving dioxygenase, which produces MKLTGIHHVSIFTANARANFDFYTKIMGLRLVKKSVNQDDPYTYHLYYGDEIGSPGTALTFFEVPNMAKNHPSRNAISSLSLRVPSDEALHYWDKRLDEHRIFHSKPIDQFGRKIIRLKDTDGLPVNLISGETSTQVTEVSPWEDSPVPAEYAIRGLGPVRFSVFKKEKTDRLLTKILGFERIGAYEDDDKLVTVFKTGDVGLGGEVHVESRPDLEQGNLGAGGIHHVAFRVPTDGDLIGWTEMIQDLGYKNSGYVDRFYFHSLYFRESNGILIELATDEPGFQTDFTKEHGTYVDLPPHLEERREDILAHLKPLDTDK; this is translated from the coding sequence ATGAAATTAACGGGAATTCATCACGTATCTATTTTTACAGCGAACGCACGAGCTAACTTTGACTTTTATACAAAAATAATGGGACTACGACTAGTGAAAAAATCGGTTAACCAAGATGACCCTTATACGTACCACTTATATTACGGAGACGAAATCGGTTCGCCGGGGACAGCGCTAACTTTCTTTGAAGTTCCAAATATGGCCAAAAACCACCCATCACGCAATGCGATTTCTAGCCTCAGCTTACGTGTTCCAAGCGATGAAGCCTTGCACTACTGGGATAAAAGACTCGATGAGCATCGCATTTTTCACAGTAAACCAATCGACCAATTCGGGCGCAAAATTATTCGTTTAAAAGACACAGATGGCTTACCGGTCAATTTGATTTCCGGTGAAACAAGCACACAAGTAACCGAGGTGAGCCCTTGGGAAGATAGCCCGGTTCCAGCAGAATATGCCATTCGCGGACTTGGCCCAGTGCGCTTCTCTGTTTTCAAAAAAGAAAAAACAGATCGTCTTTTGACAAAAATATTAGGCTTCGAGCGGATCGGTGCCTATGAAGATGACGATAAATTAGTTACAGTATTCAAAACTGGCGACGTTGGGCTTGGCGGAGAAGTGCATGTGGAGTCGCGACCTGATTTAGAACAAGGAAATTTAGGTGCTGGCGGGATTCATCACGTGGCGTTTCGTGTACCGACAGATGGCGACTTGATTGGCTGGACAGAAATGATTCAAGACCTTGGCTACAAAAATTCAGGATATGTGGACCGTTTTTATTTCCACTCTCTTTATTTCCGCGAAAGCAATGGCATTTTAATCGAACTTGCAACCGATGAACCAGGTTTCCAAACCGATTTCACGAAAGAGCATGGAACTTACGTTGATTTACCGCCACATTTAGAAGAACGCCGCGAAGATATTTTGGCTCATTTAAAACCACTTGATACAGATAAATAA
- a CDS encoding histidine phosphatase family protein, which translates to MAEGLRTIYFVRHGKTEWNMTGQMQGWGDSPLVAEGIDGAKAVGEVLKDTPIDAVYTSTSKRTQDTAAYILGDREIEIQPLEELKEMGFGTWEGIRVTEIDEQHPEERAKILHSPETYKAEVNGGETYYELAERLLEGVEKIIAENLSGNILVVSHGMSLTLLLYLLQGGTVEDHRKEAPRILNTSISIVEYQNGEFSLKKINEIGHLDLK; encoded by the coding sequence TTGGCAGAAGGTTTACGTACAATTTATTTTGTAAGACATGGTAAGACGGAATGGAATATGACTGGACAAATGCAGGGATGGGGCGATTCGCCGCTAGTTGCAGAAGGTATTGACGGGGCAAAAGCAGTTGGCGAAGTGTTGAAAGATACACCAATTGATGCGGTTTATACAAGTACAAGTAAACGCACGCAAGATACCGCGGCTTACATTCTTGGCGACCGCGAAATCGAAATTCAACCTCTGGAAGAACTAAAAGAAATGGGATTTGGAACGTGGGAAGGCATTAGAGTAACTGAAATTGACGAACAACACCCTGAAGAACGCGCAAAAATTCTCCATAGCCCAGAAACCTACAAAGCAGAAGTGAACGGCGGCGAGACTTATTATGAACTTGCAGAACGACTGTTAGAAGGCGTCGAAAAAATCATTGCAGAAAATCTAAGCGGCAACATTCTCGTCGTTTCTCACGGCATGTCGCTCACGTTATTATTATACTTGCTGCAAGGCGGAACGGTTGAAGATCACCGCAAAGAAGCGCCAAGAATCTTGAACACAAGTATTAGCATCGTAGAATACCAAAACGGCGAATTTTCTCTTAAAAAAATCAATGAAATCGGTCATTTAGACTTAAAATAA
- a CDS encoding ABC transporter permease subunit, translated as MKRIVKIFLHYLLGILGIILISCVPAIFSKVTSWSSSTYWEALKSIFTAIFHPTKWEISYQGSAEVFHVSLADFITGPYFYSMKIIVASLLISAIIAYLLVIATFRGPKWLRQGLSGFLSILQAFPDFSFIFLIQMAVVYIYQQTGVFTLNFYSLNGEQIYAAPIVCLSIIPTVLFYKMMMLLMENEWQADYIQLARGKGLTDRAILLRHATPNMMQSLFYQSKTIVWFILSAYLIVEFLFGIEGVLYYLLAGFSPLNIFLVLALVFTPFYFFYALIDLWISRGKNTESANVTRIPLHWNSFQKTFTEKVNLKSKWRNFVVTTGQLLKRPSFSIPLATLSILLIASLIYGLMGDKINSLKFISDATGRVTDMAPFKPNAQVWLGTDQAGNSILDQLLVGIKYTLLIAVIIATLRVVIGYILAVPLAFFSKPRTRNFVQSIADGMHYLPLSLLVFIIMVNEFISYSGVFETSLFTRITFQILIMVVIVLPITTNRISSEISQVLKKEFVLSALVFGGNARWILTKHINPQIWSKLILIWIEQLIQTLQMFVHLAIFGIFIGGAIMGADDGMLNPVIPELSGLIANAKFVFANHQFWIILPPLVVFMILILCFQMMANSLLKREEESKKA; from the coding sequence ATGAAAAGAATTGTCAAAATTTTTCTACATTATTTATTAGGAATTTTAGGAATTATTTTAATCAGTTGTGTTCCCGCGATATTTAGCAAAGTGACTTCATGGTCATCAAGCACGTACTGGGAGGCTCTTAAGTCAATTTTCACAGCGATTTTCCACCCAACCAAATGGGAAATTAGTTACCAAGGAAGCGCAGAAGTTTTTCATGTCTCGTTGGCAGATTTTATTACCGGACCATATTTCTACTCCATGAAAATTATCGTAGCGAGCTTGCTAATTTCAGCGATTATTGCTTATTTACTAGTGATTGCAACATTTCGCGGGCCAAAATGGTTGCGCCAAGGCTTAAGCGGATTCTTATCAATACTTCAAGCTTTTCCAGATTTTTCCTTTATTTTCCTTATTCAAATGGCCGTCGTCTACATATATCAGCAAACAGGCGTGTTCACCTTGAATTTTTACAGCTTAAACGGCGAGCAAATTTATGCAGCACCAATCGTCTGCTTATCCATCATACCAACCGTGCTCTTTTACAAAATGATGATGCTCCTTATGGAAAATGAATGGCAAGCTGACTACATCCAACTGGCTCGCGGGAAAGGCTTAACCGATAGAGCGATACTACTTCGCCATGCCACACCCAATATGATGCAAAGCCTATTTTACCAATCCAAAACCATCGTTTGGTTTATTTTAAGCGCCTACCTCATTGTAGAATTTTTATTCGGTATCGAAGGCGTGCTCTACTATTTACTAGCAGGATTTAGCCCATTAAATATTTTCCTAGTATTAGCACTCGTGTTCACCCCATTTTACTTCTTTTACGCACTAATAGACCTATGGATTAGCCGTGGGAAAAATACCGAGAGCGCAAACGTGACCCGAATACCGCTGCACTGGAATAGTTTCCAGAAAACCTTTACGGAAAAAGTAAACCTTAAAAGCAAATGGCGCAACTTTGTAGTAACGACCGGGCAGCTCCTAAAACGCCCATCCTTCAGCATTCCGCTGGCAACACTTAGCATCTTACTAATCGCGAGCCTTATTTACGGGCTTATGGGAGACAAAATCAACTCGCTTAAATTTATCAGTGATGCGACCGGACGAGTGACCGATATGGCGCCCTTCAAACCAAATGCGCAAGTATGGCTAGGCACCGACCAAGCCGGCAACTCCATTCTCGACCAATTACTCGTCGGCATCAAGTATACGCTACTTATAGCTGTCATCATCGCAACGCTACGTGTCGTGATTGGTTACATTTTGGCAGTACCGCTCGCATTTTTCAGCAAGCCACGAACCCGCAATTTTGTTCAATCAATAGCGGACGGAATGCATTATCTACCACTGTCATTACTCGTCTTTATTATCATGGTCAACGAATTCATCAGCTATTCTGGCGTTTTCGAAACAAGCCTATTTACACGCATAACCTTCCAAATTTTAATCATGGTTGTCATCGTTTTACCAATTACAACCAACCGAATCAGCAGTGAAATTTCCCAGGTGTTAAAAAAAGAGTTCGTCTTGAGTGCGCTCGTTTTTGGCGGAAATGCTCGCTGGATATTAACCAAGCATATCAATCCACAAATCTGGTCCAAATTAATTTTGATTTGGATTGAGCAGCTCATTCAAACGCTACAGATGTTCGTCCATTTAGCTATCTTTGGAATTTTCATCGGAGGGGCAATCATGGGCGCCGATGACGGCATGCTAAACCCAGTTATCCCTGAATTATCTGGTTTAATCGCAAACGCTAAATTCGTGTTCGCCAACCACCAATTCTGGATAATTTTACCTCCATTAGTGGTATTTATGATTTTAATTCTTTGTTTCCAAATGATGGCAAATTCGCTTTTGAAACGAGAAGAAGAAAGTAAAAAAGCCTAG
- a CDS encoding leucine-rich repeat domain-containing protein: MKKFILASLACTTLISFSPLVGQVEVSAATTNIATAPEKNLQEAPPATVDQIFPDDALAFKVAQELGVSEDTVVTQEQLDTIETMVYVDFGVEDLTGMEYLHNLKFVDLSQNKISNLENLANLTELETVSLNYNQITDITPLMNSPKLYNLELGVNQISTLPSFENLTNLRILNLSSNQLKDISALKDTPQLTNLSISANNISDISVLSECDNLRVFYAESNQLTSIESLRNKTKLEYFDANFNQIKDVTPLSTIPTIRSIKIEENQISDFSSLAGHRLELFDATGQNIYLPDVALGDSTNIVMKDNLGVTLHDWVWYTPGTYQNDTLTWENAGDNSAYFLNNQYPTYPSVTVTVYQTVTP, translated from the coding sequence ATGAAAAAATTTATTCTAGCAAGCCTTGCATGTACGACTTTGATTAGTTTTAGTCCTTTGGTAGGACAAGTCGAAGTAAGCGCTGCTACAACAAACATTGCCACTGCCCCAGAAAAAAATTTACAAGAAGCTCCTCCAGCCACGGTTGATCAAATTTTCCCAGATGATGCTCTAGCTTTTAAAGTCGCACAGGAACTAGGTGTTTCCGAGGATACAGTCGTTACACAAGAACAACTAGATACTATCGAAACAATGGTATATGTGGATTTCGGTGTGGAAGATTTAACAGGCATGGAATATTTACACAACTTAAAATTTGTAGATTTAAGCCAAAATAAAATTAGCAACTTAGAGAATCTCGCTAATTTAACAGAATTAGAAACGGTATCACTTAACTACAATCAAATTACAGATATTACTCCACTAATGAACTCACCTAAATTATATAACTTAGAATTAGGCGTTAACCAAATCTCTACTTTACCATCCTTCGAAAATTTAACTAATTTAAGGATATTAAATCTAAGTAGCAATCAACTAAAAGATATTTCGGCCCTAAAAGATACTCCTCAATTAACTAATTTATCTATTTCAGCAAATAATATATCAGACATCAGTGTCCTTTCAGAATGCGATAATCTCCGAGTTTTTTATGCCGAAAGCAATCAACTGACTTCTATTGAGTCATTAAGAAATAAAACAAAACTAGAATACTTCGATGCTAATTTTAATCAAATTAAAGATGTTACACCTCTCAGTACCATTCCAACAATTAGGTCAATAAAAATTGAAGAAAATCAGATTAGTGATTTCAGCTCATTGGCAGGTCACCGCTTAGAATTGTTTGATGCTACTGGACAAAATATATACCTTCCAGATGTTGCGCTCGGCGATTCCACTAATATTGTAATGAAAGATAATCTCGGAGTAACATTACATGATTGGGTTTGGTACACCCCAGGAACTTACCAAAATGATACACTTACTTGGGAAAATGCAGGCGATAATTCCGCTTACTTTTTAAATAATCAATATCCAACTTACCCTTCTGTCACAGTGACTGTCTATCAAACAGTCACTCCTTAA
- a CDS encoding SMI1/KNR4 family protein — translation MADLQDWLARIQAKITALKEKDPDLNLFGSESHAYKLNQPLSNQTLTEFENEHQITLPQDYRAFLEQIGNGGMGPYYGLETLADGLCASLDYKDEKYGVQTLSEPFPHTDDWTAPGYKEGMSDEDYDAWQELCFQDKEVFGLLRIANFGCGVSINLVVNGPSYGEIWVDDRNNDNGVYPDFYFGNEERLGFLEWYELWLDKSIEEIE, via the coding sequence ATGGCTGACCTTCAAGATTGGCTAGCTAGAATCCAAGCAAAAATCACTGCGTTAAAAGAAAAAGATCCCGATTTGAATTTATTTGGTTCAGAAAGCCACGCCTATAAACTTAATCAACCATTGTCTAATCAAACGCTTACCGAGTTTGAGAATGAGCATCAAATTACCTTACCTCAAGATTATCGCGCTTTTCTAGAGCAAATTGGTAATGGTGGAATGGGTCCTTATTATGGCTTAGAAACACTTGCGGACGGGCTTTGCGCCTCGCTTGATTACAAGGATGAAAAGTACGGGGTGCAAACATTAAGTGAGCCTTTTCCACATACAGATGATTGGACCGCTCCTGGTTATAAAGAAGGAATGTCCGATGAAGATTATGATGCTTGGCAAGAACTGTGCTTCCAAGATAAAGAAGTATTTGGACTTCTGCGTATCGCTAATTTTGGTTGTGGCGTTTCGATTAACCTTGTTGTAAACGGTCCTTCTTATGGAGAAATTTGGGTGGATGACAGAAATAATGATAATGGCGTCTATCCTGATTTTTACTTTGGGAATGAAGAACGTTTAGGCTTTCTTGAATGGTATGAGTTATGGTTAGATAAATCTATAGAGGAAATTGAATAA
- a CDS encoding glycoside hydrolase family 1 protein, with product MEHQKRSPFPKDFLWGSASAAYQIEGAWDADGKGKSVWDEYVRIPGTTFKGTNGDVAVDHYHRYKEDVKLMADAGLKAYRFSIAWTRIFPNGKGEVNEAGLKFYDNLIDELLKYDIEPLVTLYHWDIPQALFDEYGGWESRQVIEDFTNYSTTLFKRYGDRVKYWVSLNEQNIFVGMGYGQALHPPKVSDPKRMYAVNHIANLANASVIKAFHEIVPDGKIGPSFAYTPHYPIDTDPKNVQAADDAEELNSYFWMDMYAFGRYPKAVWKYLEENDIAPVIEDGDMELLASAKPDFMGVNYYQSATVAYNPLDGVGQNNEMNFTGKKGSTKETGVPGVYKKVVNPFVKTTNWDWTIDPKGLQIALRRINSRYALPILITENGLGEFDKLVDGEVNDDYRIDYLSAHATAIRDAISDGVDMLGYCTWSFTDLLSWLNGYQKRYGFVYVDRDVEDDAPMTRIPKKSYYWYKQVIETNGADL from the coding sequence ATGGAACATCAAAAACGTTCACCATTCCCGAAAGATTTCTTATGGGGTTCTGCATCGGCAGCTTATCAAATCGAAGGCGCATGGGACGCAGACGGCAAAGGTAAATCAGTTTGGGACGAATATGTCCGCATTCCTGGAACTACTTTTAAAGGTACAAATGGCGATGTAGCTGTCGACCATTATCACCGTTATAAAGAAGACGTAAAACTAATGGCAGACGCTGGCCTAAAAGCTTACCGTTTCTCTATCGCTTGGACTCGTATTTTTCCAAATGGTAAAGGCGAAGTGAATGAAGCTGGATTGAAATTTTATGATAACTTGATTGATGAGTTGCTTAAATATGACATTGAACCGCTTGTAACGCTTTATCACTGGGATATCCCACAAGCATTATTTGATGAATACGGTGGCTGGGAATCTCGCCAAGTTATTGAAGATTTCACAAATTATTCCACAACGCTATTCAAACGTTACGGCGACCGCGTGAAATATTGGGTTTCCTTGAATGAGCAAAATATCTTTGTTGGTATGGGTTATGGTCAAGCGCTTCACCCGCCAAAAGTTAGCGATCCAAAAAGAATGTACGCAGTAAACCATATTGCGAACTTAGCTAATGCGAGTGTTATCAAAGCTTTCCACGAAATCGTTCCTGATGGAAAAATTGGACCAAGTTTTGCTTACACACCACATTATCCAATCGACACAGATCCTAAAAACGTTCAAGCTGCCGACGATGCAGAAGAATTAAACAGTTATTTCTGGATGGATATGTATGCTTTTGGGCGCTATCCGAAAGCGGTTTGGAAATATTTAGAAGAAAACGATATTGCGCCAGTTATTGAAGACGGCGATATGGAACTTCTTGCTTCTGCAAAACCAGATTTCATGGGCGTAAACTATTACCAATCCGCAACTGTTGCTTACAACCCGCTTGATGGCGTTGGTCAAAACAACGAAATGAACTTCACTGGTAAAAAAGGTAGCACGAAAGAGACTGGTGTTCCTGGCGTTTACAAAAAAGTCGTTAATCCTTTTGTGAAAACAACGAACTGGGACTGGACAATCGATCCAAAAGGCTTACAAATTGCGCTTCGTCGTATTAACAGCCGCTATGCTTTACCAATTTTAATTACAGAAAACGGTTTAGGTGAATTTGATAAATTAGTTGATGGTGAAGTAAACGATGACTACCGTATTGACTATCTAAGCGCGCACGCAACTGCTATTCGCGATGCAATCAGTGATGGCGTTGATATGTTAGGCTATTGTACTTGGAGCTTCACAGACCTTCTAAGCTGGTTAAACGGCTATCAAAAACGTTACGGTTTTGTTTATGTTGACCGCGATGTGGAAGATGATGCGCCAATGACACGTATTCCGAAGAAAAGTTATTATTGGTATAAACAAGTGATTGAAACTAATGGAGCAGATTTATAA
- the yidA gene encoding sugar-phosphatase translates to MYKLIAIDIDGTLLTDDHKVTNEVKEAIRQAKLKGVKVVLCTGRPLVGVENYLTDLELREEGDYVISFNGAFVQDTFTKEVISHLTLGIDDLKEIYQVSLDSNLHMHFFDDKALYTPNREIGKYTIVEAYLTGSQLIYKEIENVPEDFIMSKAMFIEEAPELEVGIAKIPESFREKYHLVRSTPFYLEILNRDASKGNAVKELSEKLGIKQSEVICIGDQENDVTMLEFAGLGIAMGNAPERIKQLADYTTASNNDSGVAKAIQKFVLDK, encoded by the coding sequence TTGTATAAATTAATCGCGATTGATATTGATGGAACACTACTGACAGATGATCATAAGGTTACGAACGAAGTAAAAGAAGCCATTCGCCAAGCAAAACTAAAAGGCGTAAAAGTGGTTCTTTGTACTGGACGTCCGCTTGTTGGTGTAGAAAATTATCTAACTGACCTTGAATTACGTGAGGAAGGCGATTACGTTATTAGTTTTAACGGCGCATTCGTTCAAGATACGTTTACAAAAGAAGTTATTTCTCACTTAACGCTTGGCATTGACGATTTAAAAGAAATTTATCAAGTGAGTTTAGATAGCAATTTGCACATGCATTTCTTTGATGACAAAGCGCTTTATACGCCGAACCGTGAAATCGGCAAATACACGATTGTCGAAGCTTATCTTACTGGTAGCCAACTGATTTATAAAGAAATCGAAAACGTGCCAGAAGATTTTATTATGTCGAAAGCAATGTTTATTGAAGAAGCCCCTGAGTTAGAAGTTGGTATTGCGAAAATCCCAGAATCATTCCGCGAAAAATATCATCTAGTTCGTAGCACGCCTTTCTACTTGGAAATTCTAAATCGTGACGCTAGTAAAGGTAACGCGGTCAAAGAACTTTCCGAAAAACTTGGCATTAAGCAAAGCGAAGTTATCTGCATTGGCGACCAAGAAAATGACGTTACAATGCTTGAATTTGCTGGTCTTGGTATTGCGATGGGCAATGCTCCAGAAAGAATTAAGCAATTAGCTGACTATACGACTGCATCGAACAATGATAGTGGTGTAGCAAAAGCAATTCAAAAATTTGTGCTGGATAAATAA